A region from the Mesorhizobium sp. J8 genome encodes:
- a CDS encoding DJ-1/PfpI family protein, protein MPAKKILMLTGEFTEEYEIFVYQQAMEAVGHTVHVVCPDKKAGDVIKTSLHDFEGDQTYTEKLGHYALINKTFSDAEKQLDQYDAVYCAGGRGPEYIRTDKRVQAMVRHFHETKKPIFTICHGVQILVAVDGVVRGKKVGALGACEPEVTLAGGTYIDLSPTEAYVDGTMVSAKGWTALAAFIRECLKVLGTEIRHG, encoded by the coding sequence ATGCCAGCCAAGAAAATCCTGATGCTGACCGGTGAGTTCACCGAGGAATATGAAATCTTCGTCTATCAGCAGGCCATGGAGGCGGTCGGCCACACGGTTCATGTGGTCTGCCCCGACAAGAAGGCCGGCGATGTGATCAAGACGTCGCTGCACGACTTCGAGGGCGACCAGACCTATACCGAGAAGCTCGGCCATTATGCGCTGATCAACAAGACCTTTTCCGATGCGGAAAAGCAACTCGACCAGTACGACGCCGTCTATTGCGCCGGCGGTCGCGGACCGGAGTATATCCGCACGGACAAGCGCGTTCAGGCAATGGTGCGCCATTTCCACGAAACGAAGAAGCCGATCTTCACCATCTGCCACGGCGTGCAGATCCTGGTCGCCGTCGACGGCGTCGTGCGCGGCAAGAAGGTTGGAGCGTTGGGGGCTTGCGAGCCGGAAGTGACGCTCGCCGGCGGCACTTACATCGACCTGTCACCGACCGAAGCCTATGTCGACGGCACGATGGTTTCGGCCAAGGGCTGGACCGCGCTTGCAGCTTTCATCCGGGAGTGCCTGAAAGTGCTCGGCACGGAAATCCGGCACGGCTAA
- a CDS encoding substrate-binding domain-containing protein, with the protein MFSRKWVAAAAVGALMVAGQALAADKKVVAVSIPAADHGWTAGVVYHAQAAAKEINAAFPDVEVVVKTSPSAADQVSALEDLSASRKLDALVILPYTSEELTQPVKAIKDMGTFITVVDRGLTDASIQDLYLAGDNIAVGANTAKFMIDKLGGKGDIVVLRGIPTVIDDERIKGFQDTIKGTGIKVLDIQYAHWNSDEAFKLMQDYLAKYPHIDGVWANDDDMLLGVLEAVKQSGRTDIKLALGGNGMKDIVKKVIDGDSVTPVETPYPPSMIKTAVYMTVANLIGQAPVRGHVKLDAPLITQANAKEYYFPDSPF; encoded by the coding sequence ATGTTTAGTAGAAAATGGGTCGCGGCAGCCGCTGTCGGCGCCCTTATGGTGGCCGGCCAGGCGCTGGCGGCCGACAAGAAGGTGGTCGCAGTGTCGATCCCGGCGGCGGACCATGGCTGGACGGCAGGTGTCGTCTATCATGCGCAGGCGGCTGCGAAGGAGATCAACGCCGCCTTCCCGGACGTCGAGGTGGTGGTGAAAACCTCACCCTCCGCCGCCGATCAGGTAAGCGCGCTGGAGGACCTTTCCGCAAGCCGTAAGCTCGATGCCCTGGTCATCCTGCCCTACACTTCCGAAGAGCTGACCCAGCCGGTCAAGGCCATCAAGGACATGGGCACCTTCATCACGGTTGTCGATCGCGGCCTGACCGATGCCTCGATCCAGGACCTCTACCTTGCCGGCGACAATATCGCGGTGGGCGCCAACACGGCCAAGTTCATGATCGACAAGCTGGGCGGCAAAGGGGATATCGTCGTGCTGCGCGGAATCCCGACGGTCATCGATGACGAGCGCATCAAGGGCTTCCAGGACACGATCAAGGGCACCGGCATCAAGGTGCTCGACATCCAATATGCCCATTGGAACAGCGACGAGGCGTTCAAGCTGATGCAGGACTACCTCGCCAAGTATCCGCATATCGATGGGGTCTGGGCCAATGACGACGACATGCTTCTTGGCGTGCTGGAGGCGGTCAAGCAGTCGGGCCGCACCGACATCAAGCTGGCGCTCGGCGGCAACGGCATGAAGGACATCGTCAAGAAGGTGATCGACGGCGATTCCGTCACCCCGGTCGAAACGCCTTACCCGCCTTCGATGATCAAGACGGCCGTCTATATGACGGTGGCCAATCTGATCGGCCAGGCTCCGGTGCGCGGCCACGTCAAGCTCGACGCGCCGCTGATCACCCAGGCCAACGCCAAGGAATATTACTTCCCGGATTCTCCGTTCTGA
- a CDS encoding ABC transporter permease has protein sequence MTALTQSVPARNERRYQFSWADAGPFLALAALLALGFLVNPDFLSATNLSNVITRSAYIAIIAVGATFVISSGGLDLSVGSMVAFIAGITIMFMNMMAPSLGLWAIPAGMAIAVVTGLLCGLANGVIVTVGKIEPFIATLGTMGIFRALITYMTNGGTIPIDKSLREAYRPVYFGTLGGIPIPILISVIVAVLGAFVLYKTKYGRKCAAVGANEDVARYSGISVIKTRTVAYVIQGVCVAVAAICYVPRLGAATPTTGQLWELQVITAVVIGGTALRGGKGRIWGTIAGAVILELIANLMVLSDFVSEYLVAAVQGVIIIIAMLVQRFSK, from the coding sequence GTGACAGCGCTTACCCAGTCCGTGCCGGCGCGGAACGAGCGGCGGTACCAGTTCTCTTGGGCCGATGCGGGGCCGTTCCTTGCCCTTGCCGCGCTGCTTGCGCTGGGCTTCCTGGTCAATCCGGACTTCCTCTCCGCGACAAACCTCAGCAACGTGATCACGCGCAGCGCCTATATCGCCATTATCGCGGTCGGCGCCACGTTCGTGATCTCATCGGGCGGACTGGACCTGTCCGTGGGTTCGATGGTCGCCTTCATTGCCGGGATCACGATCATGTTCATGAACATGATGGCGCCGAGCCTCGGCCTCTGGGCTATCCCAGCAGGGATGGCGATCGCGGTCGTGACTGGGCTGCTCTGCGGCCTGGCAAATGGCGTCATCGTCACCGTGGGCAAGATAGAGCCGTTCATCGCCACGCTCGGCACGATGGGCATCTTCCGGGCGCTCATCACCTACATGACCAACGGCGGCACCATCCCGATCGACAAGTCGCTGCGCGAAGCATACCGGCCGGTTTATTTCGGCACCCTGGGCGGGATTCCGATCCCCATCCTGATCTCCGTAATCGTCGCGGTGCTCGGCGCCTTCGTTCTCTACAAGACCAAATATGGCCGCAAATGCGCAGCCGTGGGCGCCAACGAGGACGTGGCCCGTTACTCCGGCATCTCGGTGATCAAGACGCGCACGGTGGCCTATGTCATCCAAGGGGTGTGCGTCGCCGTCGCGGCCATCTGCTACGTGCCGCGGCTCGGCGCGGCCACCCCCACGACAGGTCAGCTTTGGGAACTGCAGGTCATCACCGCGGTCGTCATCGGCGGAACCGCGCTTCGCGGCGGCAAGGGACGGATCTGGGGGACGATTGCCGGAGCGGTGATCCTGGAGCTGATCGCCAACCTGATGGTGCTGTCAGACTTCGTCTCCGAATACCTCGTTGCCGCGGTTCAGGGCGTCATCATCATCATCGCCATGCTCGTGCAGCGCTTCTCCAAATAA
- a CDS encoding sugar ABC transporter ATP-binding protein translates to MSIAARIDTDRVAASSDALPVAPVLRAEGVSKQYGTVTVLSDVTLDILPGEIHAVVGENGAGKSTFMRLLSGYIEPTQGALSMAGRQVRFTRPDQAQAAGIALVHQEILLAEALTVTDNLFLGRELTKGVMVDDARMRRLAAAKLAELGCEVPATALVRDISLADRQMVQIARALLDEHRVVIFDEPTAVLTGGEVERLLAIIFELKARGIAVLYISHRLDEVQRLADKVTVLRDGKMIGTYPGHTLSQIDMARLMVGRELNALYPQKQATRTSQPMLSVLNATVPGFVRGVSFSVHKGEILGFAGMIGAGRTELFEGILGLRPGTATVELNGAPVRIRSQREAMDAGIAYLTEDRKGKGLLLQERLGPNLTLSALASFHPGLVVSRAREAEALAQAVATYDIRLKSLGARAGQLSGGNQQKLLLAKVLLTDPSVVIIDEPTRGIDIANKAQIYGFIQDLVRQGKACIVISSEMQELVGICDRIIVMREGRISGEVSGETMTESQIALLATSERAHVAQGGMK, encoded by the coding sequence ATGTCCATCGCCGCCCGCATTGACACAGATCGCGTTGCCGCGTCGAGCGACGCGCTGCCGGTCGCACCTGTTTTGCGCGCCGAAGGCGTGTCCAAGCAGTACGGCACCGTCACCGTGTTGTCGGATGTCACGCTCGATATCCTGCCCGGCGAGATCCATGCGGTCGTCGGCGAGAACGGGGCCGGCAAGTCGACGTTCATGCGGCTGCTTTCCGGCTACATCGAGCCGACCCAAGGCGCGCTGTCCATGGCCGGACGGCAGGTGCGCTTCACCAGGCCGGACCAGGCCCAGGCGGCCGGCATCGCGCTGGTTCATCAGGAAATCCTGTTGGCGGAAGCGCTGACGGTCACCGACAACCTCTTTCTCGGTCGTGAGCTCACCAAGGGCGTCATGGTCGACGACGCCCGCATGCGCCGGCTCGCCGCGGCAAAGCTCGCCGAGCTGGGCTGCGAGGTTCCGGCGACGGCTCTCGTGCGCGACATTTCGCTGGCGGATCGCCAGATGGTGCAGATAGCCCGCGCGCTGCTCGACGAGCATCGCGTGGTCATCTTCGACGAGCCGACGGCGGTGCTGACGGGCGGCGAGGTCGAGCGCCTGCTCGCCATCATCTTCGAGCTTAAGGCGCGGGGCATCGCTGTCCTTTACATCAGCCATCGGCTCGACGAGGTGCAACGGCTCGCCGACAAGGTGACCGTGCTGCGCGACGGCAAGATGATCGGCACCTATCCGGGCCACACGCTGAGCCAGATCGACATGGCGCGGCTGATGGTGGGACGCGAACTCAACGCCCTTTATCCTCAAAAGCAGGCGACGCGGACAAGTCAGCCAATGCTGAGCGTCCTGAATGCGACGGTTCCGGGATTTGTCCGGGGCGTATCCTTCAGCGTGCACAAAGGTGAGATCCTGGGCTTCGCCGGGATGATCGGCGCCGGACGGACGGAACTGTTCGAGGGGATCCTGGGACTTCGGCCCGGAACCGCCACGGTGGAACTCAACGGCGCTCCGGTACGAATACGCTCCCAGCGCGAAGCCATGGATGCCGGCATCGCCTATCTGACCGAGGACCGCAAGGGCAAGGGACTGCTGCTGCAGGAGCGGCTTGGGCCAAATCTCACTTTATCGGCGCTCGCCAGCTTCCATCCCGGCCTCGTCGTGAGCCGGGCCCGCGAGGCCGAGGCCCTGGCGCAGGCGGTCGCCACCTACGACATCCGGCTGAAGAGCCTCGGCGCGAGGGCCGGACAACTCTCCGGCGGCAACCAGCAGAAACTCCTGCTCGCCAAGGTCCTTCTGACGGACCCGTCCGTCGTCATCATCGACGAGCCGACCCGTGGCATCGACATCGCCAACAAGGCGCAGATCTACGGCTTCATCCAGGACCTCGTCAGGCAGGGCAAAGCCTGCATCGTCATATCCTCGGAAATGCAGGAACTGGTGGGTATCTGCGACCGCATCATCGTCATGCGGGAGGGCAGGATCAGCGGCGAAGTCTCGGGTGAAACGATGACCGAGAGCCAGATAGCGCTGCTCGCAACCAGCGAGCGCGCGCACGTCGCCCAGGGAGGAATGAAGTGA
- a CDS encoding GntR family transcriptional regulator, translated as MENPDLTVETEARSSGRIQRANSLAGDVYEAIFAQLMSLKIPPGSRITVDNLVREFDVSHTPIREALGRLEGEGLVVKTHLIGYRAAPQITRRRFDELYELRLLLEPAAAAKATAALDEERLAVLQEAAGVMARRVGKDERLRYSNFARQDAIFHDKIMEFAQNELIRETLSHQHTHFHIFRLMYHSRVTEEALDEHEAILSAFAAGDASGAADAMRVHIENSRDRLLPAFE; from the coding sequence ATGGAAAATCCCGATCTGACGGTTGAAACCGAAGCTCGCTCAAGCGGCCGCATCCAGCGCGCCAACAGCTTGGCGGGCGATGTTTACGAAGCGATCTTCGCGCAGTTGATGTCGCTGAAGATTCCGCCGGGATCGCGCATTACAGTCGACAACCTCGTCAGGGAATTCGACGTTTCACACACGCCTATTCGCGAAGCGCTCGGGCGGTTGGAGGGCGAGGGCCTGGTCGTCAAGACCCATTTGATCGGCTATCGCGCGGCCCCGCAAATCACGCGGCGCCGGTTCGATGAGCTTTATGAGCTTCGCCTTCTGTTGGAGCCCGCTGCCGCCGCCAAGGCTACGGCGGCGCTGGATGAAGAGCGCCTCGCGGTCTTGCAGGAAGCGGCGGGCGTCATGGCCCGGCGGGTGGGGAAGGACGAGCGCCTGCGCTATTCCAACTTCGCGCGGCAGGACGCGATCTTTCACGACAAGATCATGGAATTCGCGCAGAACGAGCTCATCCGCGAGACGCTGAGCCACCAGCATACCCACTTCCATATCTTCCGCCTGATGTACCACTCGCGGGTCACTGAAGAAGCGTTGGACGAGCACGAGGCGATCCTCTCCGCATTCGCCGCGGGCGACGCAAGCGGCGCCGCGGACGCGATGCGCGTCCACATCGAGAACTCGCGGGACCGGCTCCTGCCTGCCTTCGAGTGA
- a CDS encoding iron-containing alcohol dehydrogenase, translating to MTLFAAARLPREILFGKGQRHALPAIASRYGRRAFICTDERLAGTSEFIEMLDRLKAARIDTLVYDRTLPDVPRDSVGDCIAEAKGFGPDMVIGVGGGSCLDMAKCAGLLISHGGQLQDYYGEFKVPGPVLPLIAVPTTAGTGSEVTPVAVISDPERTLKVGISSPHLIAAVALCDPDLTASCPPSLTAIAGADALTHAIEAFTAAKRGADADLPQRHVFVGKSALTDHFALLAIRLLGRSLEAAYRDGFNEDARADVMMGALAAGCAFGTAGTAAAHAVQYPVGALTHTPHGLGVATMLPYVMHYNLPAATSEIAEIGIALGLPRKDGDADQLADAAITEVARLFNAIGITRTLAELGLPEEKIDWTAEQALGIDRLIKNNPRPFDLPAMQRLVRAAHSGDMSVATM from the coding sequence ATGACCCTTTTTGCAGCCGCGCGCCTGCCGCGCGAAATCCTCTTCGGCAAAGGCCAGCGCCATGCGCTGCCAGCCATTGCCAGCCGATATGGCCGGCGCGCATTCATCTGCACGGATGAACGGCTTGCCGGAACGTCCGAGTTCATCGAGATGCTCGATCGGCTGAAGGCTGCCCGGATCGACACGCTCGTCTATGACCGCACCTTGCCGGATGTGCCGCGTGACAGCGTGGGCGACTGTATCGCCGAGGCGAAGGGATTCGGTCCGGACATGGTGATCGGCGTCGGTGGCGGCAGTTGCCTCGACATGGCCAAATGCGCCGGGCTGCTCATCAGCCATGGCGGCCAGCTCCAGGATTACTATGGCGAGTTCAAGGTGCCGGGCCCTGTCCTTCCCCTTATCGCGGTGCCGACCACGGCCGGCACTGGCTCCGAAGTCACTCCCGTCGCGGTCATCTCCGATCCGGAGCGGACGCTCAAGGTCGGCATCTCCAGCCCGCATCTCATCGCCGCGGTCGCGTTGTGCGACCCCGACCTGACGGCGAGTTGTCCCCCATCGCTCACAGCCATTGCCGGCGCCGACGCGCTCACCCATGCGATCGAAGCTTTCACCGCGGCAAAACGCGGCGCAGATGCCGACCTGCCGCAACGCCATGTCTTCGTCGGTAAAAGCGCGCTGACCGATCATTTCGCCCTTTTGGCGATCAGGCTCCTGGGCCGCAGCCTCGAAGCAGCCTATCGCGACGGCTTCAACGAGGACGCGCGCGCCGATGTCATGATGGGAGCATTGGCCGCCGGCTGCGCCTTTGGCACCGCGGGAACGGCGGCTGCGCATGCGGTGCAGTATCCGGTCGGCGCGCTCACGCACACGCCGCACGGCCTGGGCGTCGCGACGATGCTTCCTTATGTGATGCACTACAATCTGCCCGCGGCAACCTCCGAGATCGCGGAAATCGGCATTGCGCTCGGCCTGCCGCGCAAGGACGGCGATGCCGATCAGCTGGCCGATGCCGCGATCACGGAAGTCGCGCGACTGTTCAACGCCATCGGCATCACACGAACGCTGGCGGAGCTCGGCCTTCCCGAGGAGAAGATCGACTGGACGGCGGAACAGGCGCTCGGCATCGACCGGCTGATCAAGAACAATCCCCGCCCCTTCGATCTGCCCGCAATGCAGCGCCTGGTCAGGGCTGCCCATAGCGGCGACATGTCGGTCGCGACGATGTGA
- a CDS encoding NAD-dependent succinate-semialdehyde dehydrogenase, translated as MSEYIPFSQGIYIGGKWRPSSDGRVIEVVDPSTEAVIAAVPDATLADAAAAVEAAAQAAAGWRETPPRKRSEILRRCFELMTERAETLAALISLENGKALRDARGEVAYAAEFFRWNAEEAVRISGEFGLAPSGTNRIVVDYQPIGICVLITPWNFPAAMATRKIAPALAAGCTVILKPASETPLTAYALAALYEEAGVPPGVVNVITTSKPGPVTAAMLADARVRKLSFTGSTGIGRVLLAEAAKHVISCSMELGGNAPFIVLDDADLEAALDGAMIAKMRNAGEACTAANRLYVQAGIHDAFAEGLRKRMAALAVGPGTDTDTECGPMITRKAVDKIDRLVQDAVARGAKILCGGAIAEGKGFFYPPTVLSDVPADAAMAHEEIFGPVAPISRFEDDAEVIAKANDTEYGLAAYIYTRDLAKGMRMASKIESGMIALNRGLMSDPAAPFGGVKQSGLGREGGQKHGIAEFMEAKYIAVTI; from the coding sequence ATGTCCGAATACATCCCGTTCTCGCAAGGCATTTACATCGGCGGGAAATGGCGCCCCTCCTCCGACGGCCGCGTCATCGAAGTGGTCGACCCGTCGACCGAGGCTGTAATCGCCGCGGTTCCGGACGCGACGCTCGCCGACGCCGCGGCGGCGGTCGAGGCGGCGGCACAGGCAGCGGCCGGATGGCGCGAGACCCCGCCGCGCAAGCGCTCGGAGATCCTGAGGCGGTGCTTCGAACTGATGACCGAACGTGCCGAGACCTTGGCCGCGTTGATTTCGCTGGAGAACGGCAAGGCCCTGCGCGATGCGCGCGGCGAAGTCGCCTATGCGGCCGAATTCTTCCGTTGGAACGCGGAGGAAGCGGTTCGCATCAGCGGCGAGTTCGGCCTTGCGCCGTCGGGCACGAACCGGATCGTGGTCGACTATCAGCCCATCGGCATTTGCGTTCTGATAACGCCATGGAATTTCCCGGCGGCGATGGCCACGCGCAAGATCGCGCCGGCGCTTGCCGCGGGGTGCACCGTGATCCTGAAGCCCGCCAGCGAGACGCCGCTGACGGCTTACGCGCTTGCGGCCCTCTATGAGGAGGCCGGCGTGCCGCCCGGCGTCGTCAACGTCATCACCACCTCGAAACCAGGGCCGGTGACAGCGGCCATGCTGGCCGACGCGCGGGTGCGGAAGCTGTCTTTCACCGGCTCGACCGGCATCGGCCGCGTGCTTCTGGCCGAGGCGGCGAAACACGTCATTTCCTGCTCGATGGAACTTGGCGGCAATGCGCCGTTCATCGTGCTCGACGACGCCGATCTCGAGGCGGCGCTCGACGGCGCGATGATCGCCAAAATGCGCAACGCCGGCGAGGCCTGCACCGCGGCCAACAGGCTCTACGTCCAGGCGGGTATCCACGACGCGTTCGCGGAAGGCCTGCGCAAGCGTATGGCGGCGCTCGCCGTCGGCCCGGGCACGGACACGGACACCGAATGCGGGCCGATGATCACCAGGAAGGCCGTGGACAAGATTGATCGGCTCGTCCAGGACGCAGTTGCCCGCGGCGCAAAGATCCTGTGCGGCGGCGCGATCGCTGAAGGCAAGGGATTTTTCTACCCGCCGACGGTCTTGAGCGACGTGCCGGCCGACGCCGCAATGGCTCATGAGGAGATATTCGGTCCCGTGGCGCCAATCAGCCGCTTCGAGGATGATGCGGAAGTCATCGCAAAGGCGAACGACACCGAATATGGCCTCGCCGCCTATATCTACACGCGCGATCTTGCCAAAGGCATGCGCATGGCATCGAAGATCGAGTCCGGCATGATCGCGCTCAACCGCGGTCTGATGTCCGACCCTGCCGCGCCGTTCGGCGGGGTCAAGCAGAGCGGGCTTGGGCGCGAGGGCGGCCAGAAGCACGGCATAGCCGAGTTCATGGAGGCGAAGTATATCGCCGTGACGATCTGA
- a CDS encoding alpha/beta hydrolase, which yields MAKDPFRTRDHVPEFDDIVAEIRRRSEEVRAKIPMVADVAYGADRAETLDLFFPEGRRDRLPVHIFIHGGYWRMFSKTDYSYVAEPVAKAGVIAVILGYALMPAVRMATIVDQIRRAKRWVDEHIESHGGDPGRLTVSGHSAGAHLATMLFDDASRPSGIKGALLLGGIYDLRPLQESFLAPEIAITDEEVERFSPINHNFDPSVHVELAVGANETLPFHRQAATFAERLQMQGLVVSRTSLAAANHMSSVRDLGVAGTQAERLMASLLGR from the coding sequence ATGGCGAAAGATCCATTCCGCACGCGCGATCACGTCCCGGAGTTCGACGATATCGTCGCCGAGATCCGCCGCAGAAGCGAGGAGGTTCGGGCGAAAATCCCCATGGTCGCCGACGTGGCGTACGGGGCGGATCGCGCTGAAACTCTGGACCTATTTTTCCCGGAAGGCAGGCGCGATCGGCTGCCGGTGCATATCTTCATTCATGGCGGCTACTGGCGCATGTTCTCCAAGACGGACTATTCCTACGTCGCGGAGCCTGTAGCCAAAGCTGGAGTGATCGCCGTCATCCTGGGCTACGCCCTGATGCCGGCGGTGAGGATGGCCACGATCGTCGACCAGATACGCCGCGCCAAGCGCTGGGTGGATGAACACATCGAAAGCCACGGCGGCGACCCCGGCAGGTTGACCGTTAGCGGCCATTCCGCCGGGGCGCACCTCGCGACGATGCTCTTCGACGACGCCAGCCGGCCATCGGGTATCAAAGGCGCGCTTCTGCTCGGTGGCATCTACGATTTAAGGCCGTTGCAGGAGTCGTTCCTCGCGCCTGAGATTGCTATCACCGATGAGGAGGTTGAGCGGTTCTCTCCGATCAACCATAACTTCGATCCGTCCGTGCATGTCGAGCTTGCTGTCGGCGCCAATGAAACGCTGCCTTTCCATCGGCAGGCCGCGACCTTCGCCGAAAGGCTCCAGATGCAGGGGCTGGTCGTCTCCCGCACCAGTCTTGCGGCGGCCAACCACATGAGCAGCGTTCGCGACCTTGGCGTGGCCGGTACCCAGGCCGAGCGGTTGATGGCCAGTCTGCTGGGCAGGTGA
- a CDS encoding YgiQ family radical SAM protein: METLADAQKNIAPLSGGKPHAGRAAPFLPMSRAEMTALGWDECDIVLVTGDAYVDHPSFGMAIIGRLLEAQGFRVGIISQPDWQSAEPFKALGRPRLFFGVTGGNLDSMVNRYTSDRKLRHDDAYTAGGEGGKRPDRCTIVYTQRCREAYKDVPVVLGGIEASLRRIAHYDYWSDKVRRSILADAKADLLIYGNAERAVVEVANRLAAGDTPRDLDSIRGVALFRRVPEHFTELHADDLDSADEGASRKPGDIVIRLPSFEQVEGDRDAYARASRVLHREANPGNARPLVQRHGDRDLWLNPPPIPLTSDEMDAVYDLPYARAPHPSYGDAKIPAWDMIKFSVTVMRGCFGGCTFCSITEHEGRIIQNRSEGSILREIEKIRDKTPGFTGVISDIGGPTANMYRMACKDPKIEAACRLPSCVFPDICPNLNTSHDDLIRLYRKVREVKGVKKVMVASGVRYDLAVKSPEYVKELVTHHVGGYLKIAPEHTERGPLDKMMKPGIGTYDRFKEMFDAAAKEAGKKYYLIPYFIAAHPGTTDQDMLHLALWLKKNRYRADQVQTFLPSPMATATAMYHTGVNTLKGVRRGATDKVETVRGGRQRRLHKAFLRYHDPDNWPLLRDALKEMGRADLIGPRPDQLVPAHQPPGTGKAAATKRPVRPIGRGQRFTTKGVPFPKK; the protein is encoded by the coding sequence ATGGAAACCCTAGCCGACGCCCAGAAAAACATAGCTCCGCTCTCCGGCGGCAAGCCTCATGCCGGGCGGGCAGCGCCGTTCCTGCCGATGAGCCGCGCCGAGATGACGGCGCTCGGTTGGGATGAATGCGACATCGTGCTCGTCACGGGCGATGCCTATGTGGATCATCCGAGCTTCGGCATGGCCATCATCGGCCGCCTGCTCGAAGCCCAGGGTTTTCGGGTCGGCATCATCTCGCAGCCCGACTGGCAGTCGGCCGAGCCGTTCAAGGCGCTGGGTAGGCCGAGGCTGTTCTTCGGCGTCACCGGGGGCAACCTCGATTCCATGGTCAACCGCTACACCTCGGACCGCAAGCTGCGCCATGACGACGCCTATACGGCGGGTGGCGAAGGCGGCAAGCGACCGGACCGCTGCACGATTGTCTATACGCAGCGCTGCCGCGAGGCCTACAAGGACGTGCCGGTCGTGCTGGGCGGCATTGAAGCCTCGCTGCGCCGCATCGCCCATTACGACTACTGGTCCGACAAGGTACGCCGCTCGATCCTGGCCGACGCCAAGGCGGATCTCTTGATCTACGGCAATGCCGAGCGCGCCGTCGTCGAGGTGGCGAACCGGCTTGCCGCCGGCGACACGCCGCGCGATCTCGATAGCATCAGGGGCGTCGCCCTGTTCCGCCGCGTGCCCGAGCACTTCACCGAACTCCATGCCGACGATCTCGATTCCGCCGACGAGGGCGCCAGCCGCAAGCCCGGCGACATCGTGATCCGGCTGCCGTCTTTCGAGCAGGTCGAGGGCGATCGCGATGCCTATGCCCGCGCCTCGCGCGTGCTGCATCGCGAAGCCAACCCCGGCAATGCCCGCCCGCTCGTCCAGCGCCATGGCGACCGCGACCTGTGGCTCAATCCGCCGCCCATCCCGCTGACCTCCGACGAGATGGACGCCGTCTACGACCTGCCCTACGCGCGTGCCCCGCACCCGTCCTATGGCGATGCCAAGATCCCCGCCTGGGACATGATCAAGTTCTCGGTGACGGTGATGCGCGGCTGCTTCGGCGGCTGCACTTTCTGCTCGATCACCGAGCATGAAGGCCGCATCATCCAGAACCGCTCCGAGGGCTCGATCCTGCGCGAGATCGAGAAGATCCGCGACAAGACCCCCGGCTTCACCGGCGTGATCTCCGATATCGGCGGACCGACCGCCAACATGTACCGGATGGCCTGCAAGGACCCCAAGATCGAGGCGGCCTGCCGCCTGCCGTCCTGCGTGTTTCCCGACATCTGCCCCAACCTCAACACCTCGCATGACGACCTGATCCGGCTCTACCGCAAAGTCCGCGAGGTCAAGGGCGTCAAGAAGGTGATGGTCGCCTCCGGCGTGCGTTACGACCTGGCCGTCAAAAGCCCCGAATATGTCAAGGAACTGGTGACCCACCACGTCGGCGGCTACCTCAAGATCGCGCCCGAGCACACCGAGCGCGGGCCGCTCGACAAGATGATGAAGCCCGGCATCGGCACCTATGACCGCTTCAAGGAGATGTTCGACGCAGCCGCCAAGGAAGCCGGCAAGAAATACTATCTCATTCCGTATTTCATCGCCGCCCATCCCGGCACGACCGACCAGGACATGCTGCACCTGGCGCTCTGGCTGAAGAAGAACCGCTATCGCGCCGACCAGGTGCAGACCTTCCTGCCTTCGCCCATGGCGACCGCAACGGCCATGTATCATACCGGTGTCAACACGCTGAAGGGCGTGAGGCGCGGCGCGACCGACAAGGTCGAGACCGTTCGCGGCGGGCGGCAGCGCCGTCTGCACAAGGCCTTCCTGCGCTACCACGATCCCGACAATTGGCCGCTGCTGCGCGATGCCTTGAAGGAAATGGGGCGCGCCGACCTTATCGGCCCTCGCCCCGACCAGCTCGTGCCCGCCCACCAGCCGCCCGGAACCGGCAAGGCCGCCGCCACCAAGCGCCCGGTGCGCCCCATCGGCAGAGGGCAGAGGTTCACCACGAAGGGCGTGCCCTTTCCAAAGAAGTGA